CGGAGATGAGTCGTACGGAACAGCGAATTCACATGTTGGGATTCTCTGTTGGAGGAAGCTCCGACACAGCCATCCTCAAAGCTCCGATCAGCGGCGCAGTGCTGGATATTGGCAGCGCCACGGGCGAAATGCAGAAGTCACTGGACAACGCCGCATCCATCGCAACAATCGCGAATCTCGACGAGGTATGGGTGCTGGGAGATGTTTACGAGCGCGACCTGGCATCGGTAAAGCCAGGAACGGCAGTTGACGTCACCTTCTCTGCCTACCCGCAGGAAGTTGTACACGGAAAGATTGCAAACGTATCGGATGCTATCGACCCAACCTCCCTCACGCTCAAAGTGCGAGTGGTTCTAAATAACCCCAATCACCGCTATAAGCCATTGATGTACGCAACGATTACGATCGACCGTTCCACTTCTACCGCCTATGTGATCCCAGCGACGGCGGTAATTCACGAAGGCGCCGCGAGCTATGTCTTTGTACAGCAGTCTCCCGGCAAGTATGAAAAACGGATAGTATCCACAGCCCAAAGCCACGGGGATACGATTGCGGTCACAAGCGGACTCCATGATGGTGACTCTGTTGTAACGACAGGGGCCGCGCTGCTCCGCGCGCCGGCGGGAGACTAACATGCAGGCTTTTATTCGAGCTCTTCTGCAGTATCGCGCGATCGTTCTCATGGTCTTCCTTGCCGGATTGGCGGTGGGTGTCTTTGCCTTTGTGCAACTCGATATTGAAGCGTATCCCGATCCCTCTCCGCCGCTGGTGGAGATCATCACGCAAAATCCATCATGGTCAGGCGAGGAGATTGAGCAGCAGGTTACAGTGCCGGTGGAGACGGCATTAAACGGCACACCGCATCTGGACCAGGTGCGCTCTATCAGCATCTTTGGGCTAAGCGACGTAAAGCTCTACTTCTCCTTCGATAGCGACTACTTTCATGACAAGCAGGAGGTTCTGAACCGCCTGCAAACGCTCCAGCTTCCTGGCAATCTACAACCGCAGCTTTCGCCCTGGTCCCCCATCGGCGAAATATATCGTTATCAACTTACGGGCCCGGGATACTCGCTGAATGAGTTGAAGGCGACGCAGGACTGGCTTGTTCGCCGTGAATTGAAGCAGGTCCCCGGCATTATTGACATCACTACCTTCGGCGGCACCACGCGCCAGTACCAGGTGGAGGCCGATCCCACCAAGCTGCAGGCCTTCGACGTAACCCTGGCGCAATTGCTCAACGCCGTCCAGAACAGCAATGCAAACGCTGGTGGAAACTACCTGGCACTGGGCGACCAGAATGTAAACGTGCGGGCACTCGGACTCTTGAAGAATGTCGACGACATTGGCTCCG
This genomic interval from Acidisarcina sp. contains the following:
- a CDS encoding efflux RND transporter periplasmic adaptor subunit, with translation MSRTTVRSILFSGTRARLLAAPLLFVLAGCHQKATPVADSPNSASSVVETAVVHSQQIVNKLDIPARVSPDPTRVVHVFSQISGRLAELYVRPGQDVARGQKIGLIQSSDVASARSDYEKAKIEALRADRQLDRAKLLLQHEVIAQKDFDDLQAASEAAHAEMSRTEQRIHMLGFSVGGSSDTAILKAPISGAVLDIGSATGEMQKSLDNAASIATIANLDEVWVLGDVYERDLASVKPGTAVDVTFSAYPQEVVHGKIANVSDAIDPTSLTLKVRVVLNNPNHRYKPLMYATITIDRSTSTAYVIPATAVIHEGAASYVFVQQSPGKYEKRIVSTAQSHGDTIAVTSGLHDGDSVVTTGAALLRAPAGD